Proteins encoded by one window of Cyprinus carpio isolate SPL01 chromosome B6, ASM1834038v1, whole genome shotgun sequence:
- the LOC122137537 gene encoding ankyrin repeat and SAM domain-containing protein 1A-like, translating into MSNLAPDAQARPDQTESDGSSEPSPQALRKPPGHLKLARSLSKSDSDLLASPHCEDDGPLGGRSESLSNCADERKETEQMPSFASEWDEIEKIMNVYNKYSIV; encoded by the exons ATGTCCAATCTCGCACCAGATGCTCAGGCCCGTCCAGACCAGACTGAGAGTGATGGGTCCTCTGAACCGTCACCCCAGGCTTTGAGGAAGCCACCTGGGCATCTGAAATTGGCACGCAGCCTTTCTAAATCAGACTCCGACCTGCTGGCTTCCCCTCATTGTGAGGACGACGGGCCTCTTGGTGGCCGGAGCGAATCCCTGTCCAACTGTGCTGATGAGAGGAAGGAAACGGAGCAGATGCCATCGTTTGCCTCCGAATGGGACGAG ATTGAAAAGATCatgaatgtatataataaatattcaatcGTTTGA